The genomic segment aaataaaatacGTGGAAATTTTGTTCAATGAAATACACGCTACTAGCAGAACACTTGAGAAAATTAAAGGGTTGCACTACTCCCGTTAACACAATCTCTTTATAGCTGCTTTTCTGAAGTGTGATAATTTGTAAACAAAAACTCAAGATTCTCGCCTATGATAACTTCGTAAATAACTTGTCAAGGACAAAGGACCACGCTTTCATTATGCGAGACTGAAACTCAGACCTCTACCTAAACTAAAGCCAAACAGTAGATTACAGGACATATGACAGATAACTAAGAGGGTTTTATTGCTGACCGTTTGCATCCATCTCTCTGAGTGATCAAGTTCACTTCATGGCCAGGTTCCACGATTAGGATGGGAGCTATAAACACGTAAATGGCAAAAGGGTATAATGAAATGAAGGCCTAGAGGAGAAACTTTCATTGCCTCAGCTTCAACAAAACATGTTTCGAGACCCATGAAAGATCATTCCAAAATTGAGATTCTATAGAGAATGGAAGGAGTGATCCTACAGGTTAGAAGTGCCTCAATCCATCTCCTGCTTGCTCTTGCTTTTCATTTTTGCCTTAAACCTTGACTTCACCATTAGTATCTCTACTGTGTTTAAGAAGTTCCCGACTGCCATAAAGACCAAAAGGACACCACAGAAAATAACCTGCCAGAAACGGATTCTGTCACGAAATTGAATGCTGCAAATTTGTACGGATGTAGATTGCTGGATCTTAAAATGGGGGAAAGAAAGTAATAAAAGCATACCTGCCACTCGGAGGTGACCCCCTTGTATGCAGTCCTGAGCAGCTGTAGTCCCACATATGCCTCAAAACCCTATATCAAGTCCAGAAGCACATACAATTATTCAGGTCAAAACTCAATTCCAGAAGCACTACAATATAATCAGGTTGAACTCAGGCCATCATGCTTACTTCAACAATTCAAATGTCAAAATTTCTAGTAGTAGATCACACTAATTGCATTATCATTTGAAAAACCTAATGCTTCTTCAATTTCCTTCAAACAAATGTGCAGCTGAAGAGGAAGCCTGTTGATGCTTTGTTAAACAAGCGCAAAGCCTGCCAACCCAAATGAGGCACTCATGATTAAACTAGAATTTCCTGCCTTTTGTGAGACCTCAGAATTTGGTAGAAATGAAATCAATTCAACACCATTTACTCAATTCCAGGGTTTGGAAAGCTCTAAGCAACTGATATGAATTCCACAACCCGTTGGAACCACTAATTTCTGTATGATGGCAAATTGCACCATTAGAATTGACCATTAAGCACATACAAAGTCGGTGCAGTTTGCTTCAGAATTGACCGTTGAGAACTTTATCCCAAAAACACCCTCCTCGTCTGCTTcgcaaagttttttttgttttccttcaaCACCAATCTTGTCCCAAAGACACCTTCGGAGAATGGGAAGATGGtcacaacaaattaattttgagttgatttgttGGTGGCAGTCATGATTTTGTTAGGTTTACTCTTTAATGATAGAGGCACATCCTATATGTGGAAATCAGTTGGTTTACAGTTGGTTTACTCTTTAATGATAGAGGCACATCCTATATGCGGAAATCTGGATCTTCTCACAATCAAGTTGCTAGTGGTAGTTTGGATGTTAATTtctcagaaagaaaaaaaaaatatctgtcTTAAAGATTCAGGCAaaattggttgaatgttcactCTTGGTTTAAGCAAACACAGAGTGGTTCTATAGTGGTGTATCATCTGCCATGTCTATCCAAACAGAACCCTCTTTTACATGGATCTCTGCCCTGCTCCTTGGAAACAATTTGATCCTGCATCTATGGATACAAGCAGTTCATTGTCCCCTTCCTTTCCGCTCCGGCCTTGAATGCTACTAATAAAGTCTACAGTAATGGTCCCTTGGACTTGGAAAGTAATACAGAAAATGGCTAGCCCATAGAATATTTGTTTAGAATTTATATCCTGCACTTTCATCTCTAGTCTATAGCTATCATCTATTGTTGTGGAGGATTGGCAGGTAGAAGATTAGTTGCGGTTTGGTTaagttcaaataataaaataaaatttagatagAGGTGGCAGGTATAAATGATGCAGGAGCAGCATCAAAGCAGAATGTCAAGTTTGTTGGGTTTCTTTTAGTTGGGTTTTTATCGTTTTCTATTTTGGTTATCTGTTATTTTATTAGGATTTATTTGAACAGCTTggattaagttatttttaaggctaggatttctttttataagggTTTGCATAACCATTTAAGGGCTACCACTGTTGTAAGGGATTATAACTATTTGTACTTGAGATTTTATATGAAAGAGTTATTTCTTTTCCAGGCCATATAGTCCGGTAGACCAGCCATGGCCATAGGCTGTGTTGGATCTCTTTCACTCTCTTTAATCACATCAATAAATGATAGAGATAAGACAGAAAATGATGGTTGGGAAGAGGGCAAGTTGGGTGAATGATGTATTTCGAGTAACTCAATTCAAATGAATAccacaattttaaaacaaatttcaaatccAAGAATTCAATTAGAGAATCAATTAATTCAGTCCACTTAAAGCATTGAAATCAATTCTAGTTTCTAGTTTGGAATTGATTCCAAACAAGTGGTTCATTATGCTCCTTAGTCTACTTCATTAGAGTAGCATGTCTTTgcatcaaactcaatttcacaGCAAAAGAACATGAATTTCTTAGCCCACCAAAATAATTTAGTGAAAACTACAGCCTTTGTCAACCAGGCTGGAATCAGTTCATGTTTGTAATGCAATATTCAATTGCTATCAGATCAACACTTTGCTTCATTTGTTCAAACCATACAAAGTATATACAATATTAGGTCTAATCTTAAGATTAGTAGAAAGATGCAAAGAGCAGGCCTGTTCCATCTGTATATGAGAACACCAGTTAAGAGGTAGCATAAATACCTGCAGAATGAAGAGTATAGGACACAACAGCCACAACTGCCCATCCACACCAGCTGTTTCTCCCCACACAACATCCATTCGCTTAGcctaaaataacaattaaacaaaaaaggattgaaaataTGATGTGCTAATTAATATGCATCTGAAGTAGAGACAATTCCCATCCTGCACAACAGACCAGTAGACAAGCTTCACCAAACCACAAACCTCATAAGAATTAAGATGGAAACAGACCACACCAAAAGTAAAGCATCCAGTGATGCTTTGCAGGGCATACAAGTGATTTTAAGATGATACCTTTCCCAAAGCAATACGGGTATAGAGTCTCTGGCGTTGATATCTATTTTGCAAAAGCATTGCAACTCCTTGCATCATAGCCCATTGCAAGAACAGTTGTACCCCTCTCTGAGCAAGATTCAAGGAATTGTTAACAAATACAAACAGACAACGCATTTAGAATCTAATGGAAAAATAGTAACCTGCTTCTGAGCACAATTTGGTTGACCTTTAATCTCCCATGTGAGACTAACTACGGCCATAATCATAGCACAATAGTGATGGTTGATCCACCTGCAAAAACATATTATCTACTTTGTTGAGATATTCTTGTGCTAATCCAGGGGGACATCAATAACTAATGAAACTGGCATTTCCATGCATGATGATGAACATCATACTTTTGTGAATGCTCTATGAGCGGAATAAGCCTTGTGCGAGAGCAAGACTATTAAGCAGAAATGGCCCAGAAGAATGGAAAACTAAATCCAAATAGACCACAGAGCTGAAAATTAAAGTGCTTATGACTCTAAGTTGTAAACCCACTTGAGATTCTCCTGCCTAGACCACACCTAGGGAATGGTTTTTAAACTAAGCTGTACTCCATGGTTTTTAAACTAAGCTGTATTCCATGGTTAAGAAACCTACCAAACAAGAAAATTCTAAGGTTTCCAACTTCTTTTTTCCACGTTCCATATGATTTTATCATGTTCCAAACATATTTCTAAGAGGGTGATGAAAGGAGAGTCTATAAATGATTAGTTTCTAGAGCTGAACACAAAACTGAGCTATTGTGCCaagtaaaaatatcattttcagtTTTTAGAAGTTTCGCCTATTTCTTGAGGTGAAAGGCCTTTTAAACCCTTTTTAGGCTAACAATGAGCCTAGAAGGACAGCTTCATATGACAACAGTCTTTCTGCTAGGAAGAGTGGTGGTTTTATGCACCAGTCATCATACTACCATCAATCCAACATCCTTCTTCACAAGCTTTATGGTTCGGTCTTTTGTCTGCTCAAAAGTTATAATTTCACCAAATGACAAGTTGTTCAAAAACAGAACATTAGTTCATAAGACTGCTACAGGCATCTAAAACTATCAACTGTATATGGAGTACCCGCCAATTAGGAACAAGTACCAAGTACCAGGAACCATTACACTTTGCTACTCAAGTCCCTAAGCAAAAAATAGTATAGCTTATGACTAAAACATCAATTCCGCTGTAATAGTGCTGAGTGCACCCTATGATTCTATCCGCTGAGTTATTGATGAGTTGCAGACAAAAGGAGAACAATAACCTCATGGCTGGAAGATTGTGGCAGATCGCCAAACAAAGCAGGCTTAAGATTCATGTTGCGAGAAAATAGGTAGAGTTATTAGCTACATCTAATGAATGTAGCCGTTTCTTTTACAATCATGGAATTTGTGAAACTCAAAAATGTGGAAAGCATGAATGAGAGATTGTTCATAATGACAAATGGTGAACCTAGCAATTACTAGAAGTTAAGATTGTGGAACTAATACCACCTTAGGGCCATAAATACAAAGACAGGAAGAACATGAAGGTTAATACACTTCACTAACTGAATCAACTTAAGATTTATCAGCAGACCTGCTAGAAAGCAATAGTTTGTGGTTGCAAACAAGAAGTCTGCTTGATCAAGTTGTATGTCTTCAAACTAAAGAAAGGATGTTAATCTCTGTTATTCCCCCCACCCCCATCCCCCTCTGTTTTTTGCACTTTTGATTGACTCCACTACAGTAAACTTGGAAGTCTTCCAAGTCAAGGTCCAACTAAAACTTTAAGGAAACAACTATTCATACGGCACAATGCAATGAATCAGCTGCTACAATATATTTTGAGCCAATCCAGAATGCTAAAAAAGAATTCACCCACTAAATTCGAACTGCTTTAGACGCATCGAATTATTAGCATTTACCATGCAGAACACTATAAAGAGCACACAAAGCTCAGACAACATATTAAAGCACAGAAAAGCCAGAATTGCAATTACCATGAACGAATATCGCTTCCATTGGCTCTCAGTATATTCTCTCTCAGAGTCAATCCAGTGTAGAGAAACAATAGCCACGCCTATCAAAGCACAAGCCAAAAATGTAAAAACCTGATCTTGCACgaaataagaaaatatcagCAAAATCtctcaattcatcaaaatccaACAAATTACCTGATACAATTGAACTGGAAACGCAGGCAAGCACCCATTCCAGACCCAAGACCTCAAACAAAGCAAAACCGATgggaaaaatagaaacaaaagtgCGGTCCTATCCTGCTCCCGGAGAAACACAACActgtaattttcaataaaattttaaaagagataaaattaaaacaaaataaagcatACCCTGTAACTGTTATACTCCTCTTTAACCTTGAACTGCACATCTTTACGAGAAGCACGCACATTAATCGGTcccaaaaacatttttagaaaACGCCCTGCACGCAAATATCAACAACATATCTCATTAAACTCCAGATAATTTATTTGATCTGTCCATTAATCAATTAAGAATAGtccaataataatagtagtaaaaGAATTACAtcttgaggaaaaaaaagaccTTGAGGCtttgaaggaagaaaagaagaagcatcTCCATCAGCTATAATACATCTTGCTTTCTGTAAATCTTCTTCAAGCTaaacaaaacaacacaaaatcaatcaatcagAAGAGCAAAAGAGATCCAATTTACACAACAACAGAGCAAATACTCAATCTAATTAACTACCTTGGCAGCTAATTTAGGAGCGAGGTGATTGCTGCGGTCAAGAAGAGAACTGCAACGCCGAATAGAAGACTCAAGAGAGAGAGCTTTTTGGCGAACAGATTGTTCGTCGTGAGCAGATTTAGCAATTAAAGAAGCAGCGGTTTCTTGCAACTCCTTGGCTTGTTCCACCACTCGACCTACCTCTTCCTCCACCGTGTCCTCCGCCGCAGCCGCCATTAATCGGTGTGGCTTTCTGCttcttctattttaatttttcctggTTTGCGTGATTTTggctcttttttctctctcttgtaTGATAAAGTTATGTGATAAGTGAAGATATCCTCGTCTTTTtggaaacagaaaaaaaaatcctccgcatgcataattttattgagaatttaaatttaatttagatggagattttatttaaattaaatgatatattaatttgataaaactcCGTCCATcttaatagttttaattaatgattcatttaatttgactaAACCTGTTATAATCAAGATATTAACTTGGGTTGATTTAGTGattggttaattaatttaatgactcAAAGCAATTATTTTATGGTGTGAGCAAACTACAATTGAGTCCTCTAACAATTATATGAGTTTTGATTATGGGTCCACTTGTCAAAGTTTGaatcaaagaaaagagagaaaagaacatCAAGATCTATCTCTAATTCCCCTTCAATCTCTTTCATGTATTGGATTAAAGGTGTGATTTGAGATTAATTagcttaatttgatttttaaaatgcatgaaGGCAAgagcaatatttttttgttttttttttaaagggtgtCATGCAAGAAacaatcatgtgttttttttatgccaaCACTAAGTTCATGCCtctcattttattatcaaaGGTAAAATATTTATGTGAAACTAAAGAATTTATGTGAATTTTATTCCCCATATctatatctaaaatttaaatattaatgacAAACAAGGAGATACAAACACAATCcatctatataatttaataaaaacaaattatttttagattaatatgggTGTCTGGATCAGCTTGCGTGCACATCGATTAATTTTATGGgtcctaaaattaacaaccatgtatACCTCAAGTGGCTCTGAGATTTATGGGACTCAAACTAGTGATCTTTGAAAAGTAAACTCAAAATTTAACTAGTTATGTTACACCTTTTAGAATTGAAATGGATTTTTTCTGTACGAATGAGTGATGGTTTCTCAAACACTATATAGCCAAACATGCATTTCTCCATGGTATCACATAACTTTGAGtcttatttatgaatttataagGAATTGATTACTATAAATTAACGGTTCAATTGAAGACTTTTGGCAAAAATGAGGGATCTAACTGAATTTAAGTCATACTTGAAGGAGTTACATGTAGTttaagtaatatatttttatcacacaaaaaaaaattaaatagaagacCAAATGGTTTGAAAGGATCAAGGTTCGGTCGACATATGAAAGGCTTTTAGATAGGTGATAGTTTTGCAGAgcaaataaagattaaattttgtGAGAATAATAtggcaaataataattaattacataagAGATATTGTTCGTGTATCAtgtacaaataaatatatttaactttttttatgaataatgttGTTGAGTTTCAAATTTATACAATGAAGGACTcacataaaatcaatttaataagaCTTCAACttatttcattcaaaaaattatttgatacatAACTTTCAAACTATATCtacttattaaattaaatccaaCCAGTTTCATAGATTgatcaaaaatttaatttggattgGGTTCAAGAAAATTCAGGTGGAAGTTTACTCagtcaaaacataatttatatttttaataaaaaaaattaaaacaatattatttcagattaatttagattaacttATTTAATCTATGATTCAAACCTAGCATTTagctaaatttaatatttttatatctatttatatataaacacataaaaatactaaataacatcaaattaaaagtCCAAAACTATAGAAAACAATTCtcaattgaaaggaaaaacaagaataaGCTAAAAGATCCAATTTATAATAATGGAATAAAAACTATTGATTATTCACATCCACGAAATGCTTCACGCCTTGGTAGATTCTCCTTCACAAGTATTCACTTCTATTAtgctctaaaataatattatttgattctCCACTGCTAGCATATGTCTCATTCCTTTTTTAAGCTATATTATATAGTATTTTTGGGTCGagtatattatttgaaaaagtaAATGTGTTATTcttttatcatctttttaaaaactataatatatagtatattatttgaaaaagtaGATGTGTTattcttttttcatctttttttaagctataataatatttttgggtCAATGttgatatatcaaaattaaatatttatcccATCGGGtttaaaatagattattttattatttgaaatccGTGACTAAGGAAATTTTCCTTGCTCTAAAATgaattgtttctttattttttatttatttttttctttgaattttctttatctCAATTGAAAAGCCTAGAAATTTAAAGTCAAAATTCTACGGTCGGCAGCACAAATATACATATTAGTGGGTGTTTCGAAAATATCTCTTATCCTACAGCTATTTTGATCCTTatcctaatttttatttttttcttatcatagaCTTATTTCTTAAAACGTCACCTTTagttaattgataaattattacATGAAAAATTTCTAATTCCACTTTTAGGGTAGATTTGTCTGACCCAACACtggaattgaattaaaaaaaaatcaaaattactcgttaattatttctattaaaattattggttttaatttgattatttttttatttgaccaaTTAAATCACGAAAAAACTTAGTTGGATTAATTGTGCTTTAATGAGTTTTAATCTtttctagtttaatttaaaatttaattcgaattaaattttaaattctaagtGATTAATAAGACCATACCGATTTTCACCATCTAAAGCAAGTCAAGCACTTGAACATTCTCTGCTACTAAAGCATGAAAGTAATTTTAAAGAGAAACCCCTTCTTATCctatatctatataaaaaattcacattTGCCccttatattttcattttattcaattGCATTCAAATCATGACATTTGTCGATCCGATTGATAGAAACtagggtgattattttcggctcgattcggtttttatcaaaaaaaaagtaaccaaataaaaaaaaaagcaaaaaaaaaaccctggaaccgaaccaaaacccgTTTAAACTGgtcggtttcggttcggttcggttcgagTTTTCAGGACAAAAA from the Populus nigra chromosome 1, ddPopNigr1.1, whole genome shotgun sequence genome contains:
- the LOC133672196 gene encoding uncharacterized protein LOC133672196, whose amino-acid sequence is MAAAAEDTVEEEVGRVVEQAKELQETAASLIAKSAHDEQSVRQKALSLESSIRRCSSLLDRSNHLAPKLAAKLEEDLQKARCIIADGDASSFLPSKPQGRFLKMFLGPINVRASRKDVQFKVKEEYNSYRDRTALLFLFFPSVLLCLRSWVWNGCLPAFPVQLYQAWLLFLYTGLTLRENILRANGSDIRSWWINHHYCAMIMAVVSLTWEIKGQPNCAQKQRGVQLFLQWAMMQGVAMLLQNRYQRQRLYTRIALGKAKRMDVVWGETAGVDGQLWLLCPILFILQGFEAYVGLQLLRTAYKGVTSEWQVIFCGVLLVFMAVGNFLNTVEILMVKSRFKAKMKSKSKQEMD